A part of Melittangium boletus DSM 14713 genomic DNA contains:
- a CDS encoding DUF47 domain-containing protein: MLEKLMPKSDEFFDDFDAQCAVTVEGARMLHALLSDYKDVATRVQALKDVEHRGDEVTHAAFNRLHQQFITPFDRGQIHSLLSRIDDVLDLTNAAAARLQYYEIESSLPDATELARLLVLCTEKVREVVAALRLIKQPEQILAGVKEIKRLESEADEALRAGLGRLFKSGVDPLTVIKWKEIYDLIEMATDKCQDVGNVIEGVVLEHS; encoded by the coding sequence ATGCTTGAAAAGCTGATGCCCAAGTCGGACGAGTTCTTCGACGACTTCGACGCCCAGTGCGCCGTCACCGTGGAGGGCGCTCGCATGCTGCACGCCCTCCTGAGCGACTATAAGGATGTGGCCACCCGGGTCCAGGCCCTCAAGGACGTGGAGCATCGCGGCGATGAAGTCACCCACGCCGCCTTCAACCGGCTGCACCAGCAGTTCATCACCCCGTTCGACCGGGGGCAGATCCACTCCCTGCTCTCGCGCATCGACGACGTGCTGGATCTGACCAACGCGGCGGCCGCGCGGCTGCAGTACTACGAGATCGAGAGCAGCCTGCCGGACGCCACGGAGCTGGCGCGGCTCCTGGTGCTGTGCACGGAGAAGGTGCGCGAGGTGGTGGCGGCGCTGCGGCTCATCAAGCAGCCCGAGCAGATCCTCGCCGGCGTCAAGGAGATCAAGCGCCTGGAGTCCGAGGCGGACGAGGCCCTGCGCGCGGGACTCGGCCGACTGTTCAAGAGCGGCGTGGATCCGCTCACGGTCATCAAGTGGAAGGAGATCTACGATCTCATCGAGATGGCCACGGACAAGTGCCAGGACGTGGGCAACGTGATCGAAGGCGTGGTCCTGGAGCACTCCTGA
- a CDS encoding inorganic phosphate transporter — protein sequence MLLTAVVLIIAVALIFDFINGFHDAANSIATVVGTRVLSPNLAVAWAAFFNFVAAFGGGVKVANTMGKGIIDFEMLRAQGSEAVLIVIFSSLMGAIAWNLLTWWWGLPSSSSHALAGGMIGATVPVLGFKGLVGSGIAKIAAFIVLSPLIGMTLGTLMMLASTWTVHKQTPLKVDTWFRRLQLLSSAIFSYSHGTNDAQKVMGIIAVVLYGTIWKDRNFEITTWMILSCHAAIALGTFFGGWRIVKTMGHSLTKLAPIGGFAAETGGGVTIIALAKLGIPVSTTHTITGAIVGVGSTRGWRAVKWGVAGRIIWAWVFTIPASALMALLVYGVARLVIMALS from the coding sequence ATGTTGCTCACCGCTGTCGTCCTCATCATCGCGGTCGCGCTGATATTTGACTTCATCAACGGTTTTCACGACGCGGCCAACTCCATCGCCACCGTGGTGGGAACCCGGGTGCTCTCGCCCAACCTCGCCGTGGCCTGGGCCGCCTTCTTCAACTTCGTCGCCGCGTTCGGCGGAGGGGTGAAGGTGGCCAACACCATGGGCAAGGGCATCATCGACTTCGAGATGCTGCGCGCCCAGGGCTCCGAGGCGGTGCTCATCGTCATCTTCTCCTCGCTCATGGGCGCCATCGCCTGGAACCTGCTCACCTGGTGGTGGGGACTGCCGTCCTCGTCCTCCCACGCGCTGGCGGGCGGGATGATCGGCGCCACGGTGCCGGTGCTCGGCTTCAAGGGTCTGGTGGGCTCGGGCATCGCGAAGATCGCCGCCTTCATCGTGCTCTCGCCGCTCATCGGCATGACGCTCGGCACGCTGATGATGCTGGCGAGCACGTGGACGGTGCACAAGCAGACGCCCCTGAAGGTGGACACGTGGTTCCGCCGCCTGCAGCTGCTGTCCTCGGCCATCTTCTCCTACAGCCACGGCACCAACGACGCGCAGAAGGTGATGGGCATCATCGCCGTGGTGCTCTACGGCACCATCTGGAAGGACCGGAACTTCGAGATCACGACGTGGATGATCCTCTCGTGTCACGCGGCCATCGCCCTGGGGACGTTCTTCGGCGGCTGGCGCATCGTGAAGACGATGGGACACAGCCTCACGAAGCTGGCGCCCATCGGAGGCTTCGCGGCGGAGACGGGCGGAGGCGTCACCATCATCGCCCTGGCGAAGCTGGGCATCCCCGTGTCCACCACGCACACCATCACCGGGGCCATCGTGGGCGTGGGCTCCACCCGGGGTTGGCGCGCGGTGAAGTGGGGCGTGGCCGGCCGCATCATCTGGGCCTGGGTGTTCACCATCCCCGCCTCGGCCCTCATGGCCCTGCTCGTCTACGGCGTGGCCCGGCTGGTCATCATGGCCCTGAGCTGA
- a CDS encoding MXAN_6521/LA_1396 family lipoprotein, translated as MKRLVLVLGLALLAGCATVKSSHVRPDYETVDKTRVKRLVVVTQPLPDGKQSVGELWSLIARRYVNQNRDFIAKANVAVAGNPEDTSFKGLCVDNAEGILWLSPDMKPQGKGMEAAVKARLLRCSDGEEVWSAEAAGSWSSEDDRYKELTTQYTEELGAEVTPYVAPTFRLLSATLDTLPRPTLSDVDVEEKIELGE; from the coding sequence ATGAAACGACTCGTGCTGGTGCTGGGACTCGCGCTGCTGGCTGGCTGCGCCACCGTGAAGAGCAGCCACGTCCGCCCCGACTACGAGACCGTGGACAAGACGCGGGTGAAGAGGCTCGTGGTGGTCACCCAGCCGCTGCCCGACGGCAAGCAGTCCGTGGGCGAGCTGTGGAGCCTCATCGCCCGCCGCTACGTCAACCAGAACCGCGATTTCATCGCCAAGGCGAACGTCGCCGTCGCGGGCAACCCCGAGGACACCTCCTTCAAGGGCCTGTGCGTCGACAACGCCGAGGGCATCCTCTGGCTGTCGCCCGACATGAAGCCCCAGGGCAAGGGCATGGAGGCCGCGGTGAAGGCCCGGCTGCTGCGCTGCTCGGATGGCGAGGAGGTCTGGTCCGCCGAGGCCGCCGGGAGCTGGTCCTCCGAGGATGACCGCTACAAGGAGCTCACCACGCAGTACACCGAGGAGCTCGGCGCCGAGGTCACCCCCTATGTCGCCCCCACCTTCCGCCTGCTGAGCGCCACGCTCGACACCCTTCCCCGTCCCACGCTGAGCGACGTGGACGTCGAGGAGAAGATCGAACTGGGGGAATAG
- a CDS encoding MgtC/SapB family protein, translated as MIVDDATAVTRLLAAFGLGFILGFERELRGQPAGLRTHILVCLGACLFTLCSLFVAQPLTPGTNQEAIADISRIASQIVVGIGFLGGGAILRQDTHIKGLTTAANLWLTASVGLATGLGFALPALATVVLALLSLVGLRFLEPLARRLRHQLGPSDEDDTSTHPPTGPSSPKSE; from the coding sequence GTGATCGTCGACGACGCCACGGCCGTGACGAGACTCCTGGCCGCGTTCGGACTGGGATTCATCCTCGGTTTCGAGCGCGAGCTGCGCGGACAACCCGCGGGCCTGCGCACCCACATCCTCGTCTGCCTGGGTGCCTGCCTCTTCACCCTGTGCAGCCTCTTCGTCGCCCAGCCACTCACCCCCGGCACGAACCAGGAAGCCATCGCCGACATCAGCCGCATCGCCAGTCAGATCGTCGTCGGCATCGGCTTCCTCGGCGGGGGCGCCATCCTGCGCCAGGACACCCACATCAAGGGCCTCACCACGGCGGCCAACCTCTGGCTGACCGCCTCCGTGGGGCTCGCCACGGGGCTCGGCTTCGCCCTGCCCGCCCTGGCCACCGTGGTGCTCGCCCTGCTCTCGCTGGTGGGGCTGCGCTTCCTGGAACCGCTGGCCCGGCGCCTTCGCCACCAGTTGGGCCCGAGCGACGAGGATGACACCTCCACTCACCCTCCCACCGGGCCGTCCAGTCCCAAGTCCGAATAG
- a CDS encoding DUF47 domain-containing protein: protein MLEKLMPRADVFFDDFDAQCAVTVEGTRMLHALLNDYRDVVPRVQALKELERRGDCVTHQAFQRLHQQVITPFDRTQIHSLLSRIDDVMDFTHAAAARLQYYEIESILPEATELARLLVLCAEKVHEGVSTLRLIKRPEQILAGCKEIRRLEALADETLREGLGKLFKSGVDPLTLIKWKEIYDLLETATDKCQDVADIIEGVVLENA, encoded by the coding sequence ATGCTCGAAAAGCTGATGCCCAGGGCGGATGTGTTCTTCGACGACTTCGACGCCCAATGCGCCGTCACCGTCGAGGGCACCCGCATGCTGCATGCCCTCCTGAACGACTACCGGGACGTGGTGCCTCGCGTGCAGGCCCTCAAGGAGCTGGAGCGCCGGGGCGACTGCGTCACCCACCAGGCCTTCCAGCGGCTGCACCAGCAGGTCATCACCCCGTTCGATCGCACGCAGATCCACAGCCTGCTGTCGCGCATCGACGACGTGATGGACTTCACCCACGCGGCGGCGGCCCGGCTGCAATATTACGAGATCGAATCCATCCTGCCCGAGGCCACCGAGCTGGCGCGGCTGCTGGTGCTGTGCGCGGAGAAGGTGCACGAGGGCGTGTCCACGCTGCGGCTCATCAAGCGGCCCGAGCAGATCCTCGCCGGTTGCAAGGAGATCCGGCGCCTGGAGGCCCTGGCGGACGAGACGCTGCGCGAGGGGCTCGGCAAGCTGTTCAAGAGCGGCGTGGATCCGCTCACCCTCATCAAGTGGAAGGAAATCTACGATCTGCTCGAGACGGCCACGGACAAGTGCCAGGACGTGGCGGACATCATCGAGGGCGTGGTTCTGGAGAACGCCTGA